The following is a genomic window from Stenotrophomonas maltophilia.
GCCTGCAGTGGTGGCACGACCCGCGAGTCATGTCCTCAAATATCGGTGCATTTGCGACGCCTTGGCGCTGGCGTCCACGTTGGGGGGATGCGTTGTCGAGCCGAGCCATGCGCGGCTGCGGTTTGCACCAAGGCCTAGCCGAGCGTGGGCTCGGCTCTACAGTGATTCATCCACGCATGGCGTGGATCTACGCATCTGGCAGGGGTGTTGAGCATGCCGAAGCCGCCAATGCCTGCGGCAGGGCGGTATCCTCGGCATCTTTCCCAGGATGGGTTTTCCCATGCGCCTCATCGTGCTGTCGCTGTTATTGTCCGCCGTCTCCGTTACGCCACTGATGGCCGCCGAACCGGCGCCGTCCGCGCAGACAACGCCGGCCACGCCGCTGGTCATCGGCGAGACCTTCACCGTGCAGTCGAAGGCGCTGGGCGAGACCCGCCGCATCAACGTCTACCGCCCGCAGCCGTGGGGCCTGGACCCGAAAACGCCGCTGCCGGTGCTCTACATGCCCGACGGCGGCATCGGTGAGGATTTCCTGCATGTGGCCGGGCTGGTGCAGGTGCTGAGTGGTAATGGCAGCATGCGCCCGTTCCTGCTGGTCGGAATCGAGAATACCGAGCGCCGCCGCGACATGACCGGCCCCAGCAAGGACCCGCAGGACCAGAAGATCGCGCCGCGCATCGGCGGTTCGGCGGCCTACCGCACCTTCCTGCGCGATGAACTGATGCCACAGGTGCGCCAGCGCTACCCGACCACCGACGAGCGTGCGTTGATCGGCGAATCGCTGGCCGGCCTGTTCGTGGTCGAGACGCTGCTGCAGGAACCGACGCTGTTCAACAGCTACATCGCGCTGGACCCCAGCTTGTGGTGGAACCGGGGCACGATGCTGGGTACTGCGGCCAAGCAGCTGCCGGCGGTGACGCGTGCGCAGCCGCGCGTGTTCCTGGCCAGCAGTGGGCAGCCAGAGCTGGCTGCGTCCGCCGCGCAACTGGCCACGCTGCTGCAGCAGGCGTCGCCGTCGCCGTTGGTGAAGTACCAGCCGCTGCCGGAGGAAACCCACGCCACGATCTATCATCCGGCCGCGTTGCAGGCGCTGCGCACGCTGTTCCCGGCACCGCCGCCGGCCACGCCCTGACCGCACTGGCAGCGGCTTGCGCACCATGCAAGGATGCGGCAGCGGCGCCATCCGGTGCGCCGCCCGCAACGGGAGAGTGTGGATGCAGCGTGTGCGTGGATGGAGTGTGGCGGCCTGCCTGGCCGTGAGTGGCTGTGCGATGTCGGTGGCGCCACCGGCAGCGCAGAGTGAAGCGAAGGAGCGCCCGGCTGCTGCTGTGTCGGGCGTGGTGCTGCCGGATACCGAAGCGCTGCGCGTGCACGATCCGGTCGGCCGCGATTACCCGGTCTGGGTGGCGCTGCCGGCCGACTACGCCGCACATCCGGAAAAGCACTATCCGGTGCTGTACGTAACCGATGCGCTGTACAGCTTCCCGCTGGTGCGCAGCGTGCGCAACCTGGTGGGCCAGAAGGGCGTGAACCTGGAGGATTTCATCCTGGTCGGGCTGCCGCCACAGGAGGGCCTGACGTCCAAGCAGAGCCGCTCGCGCGATTACACGCCCAGCGACCCGGCGCGTACCGATCCGCGTGACTACAGCGATGACGTCAGCTACGGCGGCGCGGCGCACTACCGCGATTTCCTCGCCGAGCAGGTGCTGCCGATGATCGATGCGCGCTACCGCACCGATCCGGCGCGGCGTGCCTATGCGGGTCATTCCTATGGTGGCCTGTTTGGTGCCTATGTGCTGACCACGCGCCCGGACATGTTCCGCACCTACATCCTGTCCAGTCCGTCGCTATGGTTCGACGACCATCGGGTGCCGCGCATGCAGGCCGAGGCCAAGGCGCCGGCGCAGCCGATTACGGTGGTGCTGTCAGTGGGCAGCTTTGAAACGGTCAAGCCCGAACCGCGTTACTTCACCCGCAACGACATGCTGCGCCACAACGCCGAATTCGCCGAGCAGCTGCGCAGCAGTGGGCGATCGTTGAAGGTGGAGAACATGGTGATCGATGACGAGGATCACTTCACGGTCTACCCGGACATGATCACCCGCGCGCTGCTGAAGGTGTTTCCGGGTACCGGGCCGTACAGCAGCGGTTGATCGTGGGTGCCATCCACGCCATGCGTGGATGCGCGTGGATGAAGGCCTCAGGCCGCCTGTGCGTCCGGCCCGGTCAACACGCCCACATCGGCGTGCCGGAAGCACAGCCGGATGGCATCGAGCAGTTCGCTCATGTTGTACGGCTTGGGCAGGAAATGGATGCCATCGCGCAGCTGCGGCAGTACCTGATGCTGGTCCATGCCCGAGGTCACCAGGATCGGCAGGTGCGGGTACAGCCCGCGCACCTGGTTGGCAGCTTCAATACCGCTGATCGCGCCCAGATTGACATCGGTGAACAGCAGGTCGAAACGCTCACCGGCCGCCAGCAGGCCCAGTGCCGCTTCGGCCGAGCTCACGCCCACCACGTGGCAGGCCTGGCTTTCCAGCGCAAGACGGCTCAGCTCGCGGGTTTCCTCGGCGTCCTCGATCAGCAGGACGCGGGGTTCAACGTGGCGCTTGGACAGCAACATGACGCTACAGCTCCGGAAAGCAGCAATGAAAAGGCGCGCAAGTATGCGCAAGCCGGGGGTGATCCCGGCGTGCACGCCAGGCTAAGTGCGCGTTACAGCGGGCGCGGGCGCCGGCGGCGTACCTGCCAGGCCAGCACCGCCACTGCCAGCAGCGCGGTGCCGATGCGCAGGCTGGTGGCCTGCCAGCCGAGCGCGACGGCGTCATCCAGGCTGAACACATTCCACGCCAGGTTCATCGATACGTGCAGCACCAGGCCGCACCACAGGGTGTCGCCGTCCAGATGGTCGAGCCAGGCGAAGATGAAGCCGCCCAGTGCGATGACCGCGCCGACGAACAGGGCAGTGCCGCCGCCGTCGAAGCCACCGAAGCCGAGCCAGTGCACCCAGCCGAACAGCAGCGCCTG
Proteins encoded in this region:
- a CDS encoding alpha/beta hydrolase; translation: MQRVRGWSVAACLAVSGCAMSVAPPAAQSEAKERPAAAVSGVVLPDTEALRVHDPVGRDYPVWVALPADYAAHPEKHYPVLYVTDALYSFPLVRSVRNLVGQKGVNLEDFILVGLPPQEGLTSKQSRSRDYTPSDPARTDPRDYSDDVSYGGAAHYRDFLAEQVLPMIDARYRTDPARRAYAGHSYGGLFGAYVLTTRPDMFRTYILSSPSLWFDDHRVPRMQAEAKAPAQPITVVLSVGSFETVKPEPRYFTRNDMLRHNAEFAEQLRSSGRSLKVENMVIDDEDHFTVYPDMITRALLKVFPGTGPYSSG
- a CDS encoding alpha/beta hydrolase; amino-acid sequence: MRLIVLSLLLSAVSVTPLMAAEPAPSAQTTPATPLVIGETFTVQSKALGETRRINVYRPQPWGLDPKTPLPVLYMPDGGIGEDFLHVAGLVQVLSGNGSMRPFLLVGIENTERRRDMTGPSKDPQDQKIAPRIGGSAAYRTFLRDELMPQVRQRYPTTDERALIGESLAGLFVVETLLQEPTLFNSYIALDPSLWWNRGTMLGTAAKQLPAVTRAQPRVFLASSGQPELAASAAQLATLLQQASPSPLVKYQPLPEETHATIYHPAALQALRTLFPAPPPATP
- a CDS encoding response regulator translates to MLLSKRHVEPRVLLIEDAEETRELSRLALESQACHVVGVSSAEAALGLLAAGERFDLLFTDVNLGAISGIEAANQVRGLYPHLPILVTSGMDQHQVLPQLRDGIHFLPKPYNMSELLDAIRLCFRHADVGVLTGPDAQAA